The following are encoded together in the Bactrocera neohumeralis isolate Rockhampton chromosome 6, APGP_CSIRO_Bneo_wtdbg2-racon-allhic-juicebox.fasta_v2, whole genome shotgun sequence genome:
- the LOC126762377 gene encoding uncharacterized protein LOC126762377, giving the protein MLCSSMWLMFALLFSFYLRSVRPVSMIKFTNIKCVTLDKPFADFGYCKLKALSRDDVALSLRVNLFELPVNNVSLNVEVFKRFNGYRPFLFNKTLNFCDFLRHKKRVGVLDIVFKFLETYSNINHTCPYNNDIIVDRLILKPNYFALLPLPAGEYRIKVTVGAYNDWKAIVNVFLQTSE; this is encoded by the exons ATGCTTTGCTCGTCGATGTGGTTAATGTTTGCTTTACTGTTTAGCTTTTATTTGCGTTCTGTTCGTCCTGTTTCGATGATCAAATTTACGAATATTAAGTGCGTAACGCTGGATAAACCATTTGCTGATTTCGGCTATTGTAAGCTCAAAGCTTTGTCCCGCGATGACGTCGCTCTTTCGTTGCGCGTCAACCTCTTCGAATTGCCAGTGAATAACGTTAGC TTAAATGTGGAAGTGTTCAAAAGATTTAATGGTTATCGACCCTTCTTATtcaacaaaacactaaatttttgtGACTTTTTACGCCATAAAAAACGTGTCGGTGTCTTGGATATAGTCTTCAAATTCTTGGAAACTTATTCAAATATCAACCACACCTGTCCTTATAAT AATGATATTATCGTCGATCGTCTTATTTTAAAACCAAACTATTTTGCCTTGTTGCCACTGCCAGCGGGGGAATATCGCATAAAAGTAACAGTTGGTGCTTATAATGATTGGAAAGCAATTGTTAATGTATTTCTACAAACTTCGGAATaa
- the LOC126762378 gene encoding uncharacterized protein LOC126762378 — MKLGTFRAFITGLYILMQLTSATAYIKFTNLKCANYDKSFLNIRKCGLKALSRNKVALTVDIQVFQLPVNNISGNLVVYRKANGYRPFMINITADFCQFMKNKKRIPFGKMIMDAVELYSNMNHSCPFNHDFTLRDFVLQPEQLQSLPVPTGEYLLRILARIYNVRKFKVDAYIQIVEE, encoded by the exons ATGAAGTTGGGAACTTTTCGTGCATTTATCACTGGATTATACATCCTTATGCAATTGACATCGGCAACCGCATATATAAAGTTTACGAATTTGAAGTGTGCAAACTACGATAAAAGCTTTCTGAATATCCGAAAATGTGGGCTTAAGGCTTTGTCTCGCAACAAAGTCGCTCTTACCGTTGACATTCAAGTTTTCCAATTGCCCGTAAATAACATCAGTGGCAATTTGGTCGTTTATAGAAAGGCGAATGGCTATCGTCCTTTCATGATTAATATAACAGCAGATTTTTGTCAGTTTATGAAAAACAAGAAGCGAATACCATTTGGCAAGATGATAATGGACGCGGTGGAGTTATATTCAAATATGAACCACTCTTGCCCTTTCAAC CATGACTTCACACTCAGGGACTTCGTGCTCCAGCCTGAACAACTCCAATCACTACCGGTGCCAACTGGCGAATACCTCTTGCGAATTTTGGCTAGAATCTACAACGTTAGGAAATTTAAGGTCgatgcatatatacaaatagtagaggaataa